The following proteins are encoded in a genomic region of Thioclava nitratireducens:
- the thiD gene encoding bifunctional hydroxymethylpyrimidine kinase/phosphomethylpyrimidine kinase, translating into MIPNILTIAGSDPSGGAGIQADIKAISANGGYAMSVITALTAQNTRGVQAVSLCDTALIATQLASLREDVRIDAIKIGMLGDAAIIETVAERLTGLDCPVVLDPVMVAKGGDRLLAEAAVTALHSLLPRADLITPNLPEAADLLGCAEATSFDQMRDQAHALREIGPRAVLLKGGHLQGDQSPDLLVTAQEELWLDAPRIATRNTHGTGCTLSSALATWLGAGVPLAEATQRAKAYLSAAIAAADRLTVGSGHGPVHHFHAFQEKKK; encoded by the coding sequence ATGATTCCCAATATTCTCACCATCGCGGGTTCCGACCCATCGGGCGGGGCGGGCATTCAGGCCGATATCAAGGCCATCTCCGCCAATGGTGGCTACGCGATGAGCGTGATTACCGCGCTGACCGCCCAGAACACGCGCGGCGTGCAGGCGGTGAGCCTGTGCGACACGGCGCTGATCGCAACTCAGTTGGCATCGCTGCGCGAAGACGTTCGTATCGACGCGATCAAGATCGGAATGCTGGGCGATGCCGCGATCATCGAGACTGTGGCCGAGAGGCTGACCGGGCTCGACTGTCCGGTAGTGCTCGATCCGGTGATGGTCGCGAAAGGCGGCGATCGGCTGCTGGCAGAGGCGGCGGTGACCGCGCTGCACAGCCTGCTGCCCCGGGCCGATCTGATCACGCCGAACCTGCCCGAGGCCGCCGATCTGCTGGGCTGCGCCGAGGCGACGAGCTTCGACCAGATGCGTGATCAGGCCCATGCGCTGCGCGAGATCGGGCCGCGCGCGGTGCTGCTGAAGGGCGGTCATCTGCAAGGCGACCAAAGCCCGGATCTGCTGGTCACGGCGCAGGAAGAGCTCTGGCTTGACGCACCGCGCATCGCGACGCGCAACACGCACGGGACGGGCTGTACCCTGTCATCGGCGCTGGCGACATGGCTCGGGGCAGGGGTGCCGCTCGCGGAGGCCACCCAGCGGGCGAAGGCGTATCTGAGCGCGGCGATTGCGGCAGCTGATCGGCTGACTGTCGGGTCGGGGCACGGGCCGGTGCACCATTTCCACGCATTCCAGGAGAAGAAGAAATGA